A genomic window from Gossypium hirsutum isolate 1008001.06 chromosome D10, Gossypium_hirsutum_v2.1, whole genome shotgun sequence includes:
- the LOC107931751 gene encoding transcription termination factor MTERF15, mitochondrial, with product MVISSLTKASLFYRLSSTQYFSTVSPKISQFRNQISLANLLRRYGFPPTQLHSFLAKNQFLLNRSNVHDIQNSLNILLSFKIPQPSFISLLFDCPAVLDSNFLKKWQIGISKFGNLGISPVGICNVLALSRRFRIDPDLFLNRVGVLKDLGFNGGVLTRVLERFPRIIMMKEDDLCEKIGFLEGIGISRYGIERVFHLFPEVLGFDVENRLKPLLDEFLELGFSENMIRDEIIKDSRVLSMELGEMSRCLGLLKTLKCRAPIKDKIFSEGEFRAGFEVKLRVDCLCKQGLIHREAFKILWKEPRLILYEVEEIEKKIDFLVNTMNYKVGCLVEVPEYLGANFDKQILPRYNVVEYLRSQGALEFDVGLKSLIKPSRLRFYNLYVKPYPECEKMFGRFAEGAAIQGRHPVGMWKLFKPQKYAESKEDVNNTKSFMEPLV from the coding sequence ATGGTTATCAGTTCCTTAACTAAAGCAAGTCTTTTCTACCGGTTGTCATCAACCCAATACTTTTCCACAGTTTCCCCCAAAATTTCCCAATTCAGGAACCAAATTTCTCTTGCCAATCTCCTTCGAAGGTACGGTTTTCCACCAACTCAACTCCACTCTTTTCTTGCAAAAAACCAGTTTTTACTTAATCGTTCTAATGTCCATGACATCCAGAACTCTCTGAACattcttttatcttttaaaattcctcAGCCTTCCTTTATTTCTTTGTTATTTGACTGTCCGGCAGTCTTGGATTCGAACTTTTTGAAGAAATGGCAAATTGGGATTTCCAAATTTGGGAACTTGGGTATTTCCCCAGTAGGGATCTGCAATGTTTTGGCACTTTCTAGGCGATTTCGGATCGACCCGGATTTGTTTTTGAACCGTGTTGGTGTTTtgaaagatttagggtttaatggTGGGGTTTTGACTAGGGTTTTAGAAAGGTTTCCTCGGATAATCATGATGAAGGAAGATGATCTTTGTGAAAAGATTGGGTTTCTGGAAGGAATTGGGATTTCAAGATATGGGATTGAAAGGGTTTTTCATTTGTTTCCTGAGGTTTTAGGATTTGATGTCGAAAATAGGTTGAAGCCATTGCTTGATGAGTTTTTGGAACTGGGTTTTAGTGAAAATATGATTAGGGATGAAATTATAAAAGATTCAAGAGTTCTGAGCATGGAATTAGGGGAAATGTCAAGGTGTTTGGGATTGTTAAAAACTTTGAAATGCCGAGCTCCCATTAAAGACAAGATTTTTAGCGAAGGTGAATTTAGAGCTGGGTTTGAAGTAAAGCTTAGAGTTGATTGCTTGTGCAAACAGGGGTTAATTCATAGAGAAGCATTTAAGATCCTATGGAAAGAACCAAGATTGATTTTATATGAAGTGGAAGAGATTGAGAAGAAAATAGACTTCTTGGTGAACACGATGAATTATAAAGTTGGTTGCTTAGTTGAAGTTCCGGAATATTTGGGTGCTAATTTCGACAAACAGATCCTTCCTCGATACAATGTCGTGGAGTATTTGAGATCGCAAGGAGCACTAGAATTTGATGTGGGATTGAAGAGTTTGATAAAGCCAAGTAGGCTTAGATTCTATAATTTGTATGTCAAACCATATCCGGAATGCGAGAAGATGTTTGGGAGGTTTGCTGAAGGTGCTGCCATTCAAGGGCGGCATCCGGTTGGGATGTGGAAGCTTTTTAAACCACAAAAGTATGCAGAATCAAAGGAAGATGTGAACAACACGAAATCTTTTATGGAACCACTAGTTTAG